The Vicia villosa cultivar HV-30 ecotype Madison, WI linkage group LG1, Vvil1.0, whole genome shotgun sequence genome includes a region encoding these proteins:
- the LOC131616572 gene encoding pathogenesis-related protein PR-4-like — protein MTRFTLCMLSLFYVLVLASAQSGTVTATYNLYQPEQHNWDLLAVSAFCATWDANQPLSWRSKYGWTAFCGPVGPQGPDSCGRCLKVRNTKTGDEEIVRIIDQCHNEGLDLDVSVFRRLDSDGSGDAQGHLIINYDFVDCGD, from the exons ATGACAAGGTTTACCTTATGCATGTTGTCTTTGTTCTATGTTCTAGTTTTGGCCTCTGCACAGAGTGGTACTGTGACGGCTACATATAATTTATACCAACCAGAACAGCATAACTGGGACTTACTAGCAGTAAGTGCATTTTGCGCAACTTGGGATGCAAACCAGCCTTTATCATGGCGGAGCAAATATGGTTGGACTGCTTTTTGTGGGCCTGTCGGACCTCAAGGCCCTGATTCCTGTGGCCGTTGCTTGAAG GTGAGAAACACTAAAACTGGAGATGAGGAAATAGTAAGAATTATTGACCAGTGTCATAATGAAGGCTTAGATTTGGACGTTAGTGTGTTTCGGAGGCTTGACTCGGATGGAAGTGGGGATGCTCAGGGTCATCTTATTATCAACTATGATTTCGTGGACTGTGGTGACTAA